A region of Ferruginibacter albus DNA encodes the following proteins:
- a CDS encoding serine hydrolase domain-containing protein translates to MSYNFNITCRKCSLIVVFMLLLQVSFAQYNFSKVDAWLGQNVKELGGRAVIVVYKDGKVVYDNAANNLGWRQKMVGKFLAKRQGRPATDEALKFSDTSKAPIASCSKWLSAALVMSFVDEGKLNLEDTIGKYLPVMNKYGKGGIKVKYCLSHLTGIKSGSLKESRDLINNAASMEEAINNIARASMDGEPGKTFHYSSAGLQIAAAIIEKIGAKDFNTLFKERIAKPCKMLNTDFGDGKVPLAAGSALSTPLDYLNFLEMILNNGIFNGKQVLSKESIAAMQINRISQDVVIAYTPPGAEDWGYGYGEWTMDATYNTISNAVSSPGLFGSFPWVDKQKNYAAFLFTVNINYKGRKEKYTELKGLVDEVFSQ, encoded by the coding sequence ATGTCTTATAATTTTAATATAACCTGTCGCAAATGCAGCCTGATTGTAGTTTTCATGTTATTATTACAGGTTTCTTTTGCCCAATATAATTTTAGCAAAGTTGATGCCTGGCTCGGCCAAAATGTAAAGGAATTAGGTGGCAGAGCTGTTATTGTTGTTTATAAGGATGGAAAGGTTGTGTATGACAATGCAGCTAATAACCTTGGCTGGCGGCAAAAAATGGTAGGCAAATTTTTAGCAAAAAGACAGGGAAGACCGGCAACCGATGAGGCACTTAAATTTTCTGACACCAGTAAAGCTCCGATCGCCAGTTGTAGCAAATGGTTAAGCGCTGCATTGGTAATGAGTTTTGTAGATGAAGGCAAATTGAATTTAGAAGATACGATCGGCAAATATTTACCGGTGATGAATAAATATGGTAAGGGCGGCATTAAAGTAAAATATTGCTTAAGTCATTTAACCGGAATTAAGTCAGGCTCTTTAAAAGAAAGCAGGGATCTGATCAATAATGCAGCTTCGATGGAAGAGGCAATCAACAATATAGCCAGGGCATCAATGGATGGTGAACCGGGAAAAACATTTCATTACAGTAGCGCCGGCCTACAAATTGCAGCAGCGATCATTGAAAAGATCGGTGCCAAAGATTTTAATACTCTATTTAAAGAAAGAATCGCTAAACCTTGCAAAATGTTGAATACTGATTTTGGCGATGGTAAAGTTCCTTTAGCTGCGGGAAGTGCTTTAAGCACTCCATTAGATTATTTGAATTTTTTAGAAATGATCTTGAACAATGGTATCTTTAATGGCAAGCAGGTTTTAAGTAAAGAGTCGATTGCAGCCATGCAAATAAACAGAATTTCACAGGATGTTGTTATTGCATATACTCCCCCGGGAGCTGAAGATTGGGGGTATGGCTATGGGGAATGGACAATGGATGCTACATATAATACGATCTCAAACGCAGTAAGTAGTCCGGGATTATTTGGAAGTTTTCCATGGGTAGATAAACAGAAAAATTATGCTGCTTTTTTGTTTACGGTCAACATCAATTATAAAGGAAGAAAAGAAAAATACACAGAGTTAAAAGGATTGGTAGATGAAGTATTTTCTCAATAA
- a CDS encoding DUF3857 domain-containing protein → MMKRIACFLLLNICWSLHIAAQENKYAVSAIPVELLKNANAVKRVEELKIIINTGDKATIYQKYAITILNEGGDHQADFVTFYDAFRDVKHIEGKLYDANGKKIRSMKKDDLEDISAVGANIITDGRVKHHNFQCRQYPYTIEYESETDCDDIFFLPAWQPVEDDKYAVQLSALQVQCPASYTLRYRMFNYNKAPDSAINNAVKTYNWSVENIAAVLDQQYQPDWYKLTPTVFLAPSDFKMQDYDGNMNTWKGFGEFITALNEGRDELPDAIKQTVHSLTDKIQDVHEKIRLLYEYMQKNTRYVGIQLGIGGWQPFSASYVATKGYGDCKALSNYMCSLLREAGIKADYVLILAGRNKTGLIDDFPCNLFNHAIACVPMKTDTVWLECTSQILPAGYLSGFTCNRSALLIDGGNSKLVHTPDYEKRDNIQLRKIKATVDSTGFLQLDADTKYACLQQDALFEMIHALSKEKIKDELREKFNLPSFDLVSYKYSEEKNSMPVVEENVQITSGSYATISGKRLFVMPNILSRYENKFTDYEKRTCDIVIKTEYRDIDTVEITIPKGYSPEALPADVSIESKFGRYSCSAKVSAEKITYYRMNERVAGVYPASDGKVLADYLNKISKADREKIVFVKNG, encoded by the coding sequence ATGATGAAAAGAATAGCCTGTTTTTTATTGCTGAACATTTGTTGGTCTTTACACATAGCAGCACAGGAAAATAAGTATGCAGTTAGTGCAATACCTGTCGAATTATTAAAAAACGCCAATGCTGTTAAAAGGGTTGAAGAACTGAAAATTATTATCAATACTGGTGATAAAGCTACTATTTATCAAAAGTATGCTATCACTATTTTAAATGAGGGCGGAGATCACCAAGCAGATTTCGTTACGTTTTATGATGCCTTCCGGGATGTAAAACATATAGAAGGCAAGTTGTATGATGCGAATGGGAAAAAGATACGCTCTATGAAAAAAGATGACCTGGAAGATATAAGCGCTGTAGGAGCAAATATTATTACAGATGGAAGAGTTAAGCATCATAATTTTCAATGTAGACAATATCCTTATACAATAGAGTATGAATCAGAAACAGATTGTGATGATATCTTTTTTCTACCCGCATGGCAACCTGTAGAGGATGATAAATATGCTGTGCAATTAAGCGCTTTGCAGGTTCAATGTCCAGCTTCTTATACGCTTCGCTATAGAATGTTTAATTACAATAAAGCTCCTGATAGTGCAATAAATAATGCTGTTAAAACATATAACTGGTCTGTAGAAAATATTGCTGCTGTTTTAGATCAGCAATATCAACCTGACTGGTATAAGCTAACTCCAACGGTTTTTTTGGCACCTTCCGATTTTAAAATGCAAGATTATGACGGCAATATGAATACATGGAAGGGATTTGGAGAATTTATTACAGCTTTAAACGAGGGCAGGGATGAATTGCCGGATGCGATCAAACAAACAGTTCATTCTTTAACGGATAAAATTCAGGATGTTCATGAAAAAATAAGATTGCTTTATGAATACATGCAAAAGAATACACGCTATGTAGGCATTCAATTAGGTATTGGAGGATGGCAACCGTTTAGTGCTTCGTATGTAGCTACTAAAGGATATGGCGATTGTAAAGCGTTAAGTAATTATATGTGTTCATTATTGAGAGAAGCAGGAATTAAAGCTGATTATGTACTTATTTTGGCAGGTAGAAACAAAACAGGGTTAATAGATGATTTTCCCTGTAATCTTTTTAACCATGCAATTGCTTGTGTGCCTATGAAGACGGATACCGTTTGGCTAGAGTGTACAAGCCAAATACTTCCTGCCGGGTATTTAAGTGGATTTACTTGCAACAGAAGCGCCTTATTAATTGATGGTGGAAATAGTAAATTGGTTCACACGCCGGACTATGAAAAAAGAGATAACATCCAGTTGAGAAAGATAAAAGCAACAGTTGATAGTACAGGTTTTTTGCAGTTAGACGCAGACACGAAATATGCCTGTTTGCAACAAGATGCTTTATTTGAAATGATCCATGCATTATCAAAAGAAAAGATAAAAGATGAATTAAGAGAAAAATTTAACCTGCCCTCTTTTGATCTTGTTTCGTATAAATATTCTGAAGAAAAGAACAGCATGCCTGTTGTAGAAGAAAATGTTCAGATCACGTCAGGAAGCTATGCTACAATAAGTGGAAAGCGGCTTTTTGTAATGCCTAATATTCTTTCGCGTTACGAAAATAAGTTTACTGACTATGAAAAGCGTACATGCGATATAGTTATTAAGACAGAATATCGTGATATTGATACAGTAGAGATCACCATTCCTAAAGGGTATTCTCCTGAAGCTTTACCTGCAGATGTATCGATCGAATCTAAGTTTGGAAGATATAGTTGTTCAGCGAAAGTATCAGCAGAAAAGATTACTTACTATAGAATGAATGAAAGAGTTGCCGGCGTATATCCAGCAAGTGATGGCAAAGTATTGGCGGATTATTTAAATAAAATTTCTAAGGCAGATAGGGAAAAGATCGTTTTCGTAAAGAATGGTTAA
- a CDS encoding DUF3857 domain-containing protein has translation MFSKSLSVLSLLLFSCLLSLAQQEKTPVKFGHVTKDDFDVSKYNVDTSAGAVIVSDVGYSDFEGNSAGWFSLVFKHQKRIKIINKNGFDLADVSVYLYKNSGGEEILSNVKASTYNIEDGEVKETKMKSDAIFSDQYDQKRLIKKFTLPSVKEGSIIEYSYVVHSDFLFDLQPWAFQDNYPVVWSEYSVNIPEYFDYVTLFQGYEPFSIKTEESGSAVYNITIHPDGQSGRAENLTLSPNTSQKRWVMKNVPALKEEAYTSSIKNHIAKIEFQLAGIKLPNRPYESIMGTWTKASEELLKREDFGDRLNRNNGWLNDESANILSGATTGLDKTKKIYYYVRNNIKSTDIKGILLDKNLKDVFKNKSGSIADINMLLVTMLRHENIQATPVILSTKSHGYTSPYYPIIDKFNYVVCQVTLDSSTYYLDASQHYLGFNELPSYCYNGHARIIDNEAKPVFFSSDILKENKLTGVILFKDSTPGKWSGNILYNLNFDESNELREKIATKGMEDVEKGLTASNTDECSISKIKFEDKDDCEKPLTMKCNVTAEGTTADNIIYFSPIMRNEYKENPLKSAERKYPVEMPYLIDDKYSLSIEIPDGYVVDELPKSSKVTFNESDATFDYLIVADAEKIDLLFHLQFFKATFSQDSYEDLRGFFDYIVKKCSEQIVFKKKQ, from the coding sequence ATGTTCAGCAAATCTTTATCCGTGCTATCTCTGTTATTGTTTAGCTGTTTGTTGTCCCTGGCACAACAAGAAAAAACACCTGTAAAATTCGGACACGTAACAAAAGATGATTTTGATGTTAGCAAGTATAATGTAGATACATCTGCAGGAGCTGTAATAGTTTCTGATGTTGGCTATAGCGATTTTGAAGGTAATTCAGCAGGCTGGTTTAGTCTTGTGTTTAAACACCAAAAACGAATCAAAATTATTAATAAGAACGGATTTGATTTGGCTGATGTGTCCGTGTATTTATATAAAAATAGTGGTGGAGAAGAAATATTATCAAATGTAAAAGCATCTACTTATAATATAGAAGATGGAGAGGTAAAAGAAACAAAAATGAAAAGCGATGCTATTTTTTCTGACCAATATGATCAGAAAAGGCTTATTAAAAAATTTACGCTTCCTTCTGTAAAAGAAGGTTCAATTATAGAATATAGTTATGTAGTTCATTCGGACTTTTTGTTTGATCTGCAACCGTGGGCCTTTCAGGATAATTACCCGGTAGTGTGGAGTGAATATTCAGTAAACATTCCTGAATATTTTGATTATGTCACTTTATTTCAGGGGTATGAACCATTCAGCATAAAAACAGAAGAATCCGGTTCTGCTGTTTATAATATTACCATTCATCCGGATGGGCAATCGGGAAGAGCAGAAAATCTTACATTATCTCCTAATACTTCTCAAAAACGTTGGGTAATGAAAAACGTGCCTGCATTAAAAGAAGAAGCTTATACAAGTTCTATTAAAAATCATATCGCAAAGATCGAATTTCAATTGGCTGGAATAAAACTTCCTAATCGGCCTTACGAAAGTATAATGGGCACCTGGACCAAAGCCTCAGAAGAATTATTAAAACGGGAAGATTTTGGAGATCGGCTTAACAGGAACAATGGATGGCTAAATGACGAGTCAGCCAATATTTTATCTGGTGCAACAACTGGTTTGGATAAGACAAAGAAGATATATTATTATGTGCGTAATAATATTAAATCAACAGATATAAAAGGAATATTATTAGATAAAAACCTGAAAGATGTTTTTAAAAATAAAAGCGGTTCAATTGCCGATATAAATATGTTATTGGTAACCATGCTTCGTCATGAAAACATTCAGGCAACGCCGGTTATATTAAGTACAAAAAGTCATGGTTACACTAGTCCTTATTATCCTATCATTGATAAATTTAATTATGTGGTGTGCCAGGTTACTTTAGATTCTAGTACTTATTACTTAGATGCATCTCAACATTATTTAGGATTTAATGAACTTCCGTCTTATTGCTATAATGGGCATGCACGAATAATAGATAACGAAGCAAAACCTGTGTTTTTTTCCTCAGATATATTAAAAGAGAATAAGCTCACAGGCGTGATATTATTTAAAGATAGCACTCCGGGTAAGTGGAGTGGTAATATTCTATATAATTTGAATTTTGATGAATCAAATGAACTAAGAGAAAAAATTGCAACAAAAGGAATGGAGGATGTTGAAAAAGGGCTTACTGCTTCAAATACAGATGAATGTTCTATTTCAAAAATAAAGTTTGAAGATAAAGACGACTGTGAAAAGCCGTTAACAATGAAATGTAATGTTACTGCTGAAGGAACAACGGCTGACAACATTATTTATTTTTCTCCGATAATGCGAAACGAATACAAGGAAAATCCGCTTAAATCGGCAGAAAGAAAATATCCTGTGGAAATGCCTTATTTAATTGATGATAAGTATTCACTTAGCATAGAAATACCCGATGGATATGTAGTAGATGAACTTCCGAAATCAAGTAAGGTAACTTTTAATGAATCGGATGCAACTTTTGATTACCTTATTGTTGCGGATGCAGAGAAGATTGACCTTTTGTTTCATTTGCAATTTTTTAAAGCCACTTTCTCGCAGGATAGTTATGAAGACCTGAGAGGTTTTTTTGACTATATAGTAAAGAAATGCAGTGAGCAAATCGTATTTAAGAAGAAACAATAA
- the queG gene encoding tRNA epoxyqueuosine(34) reductase QueG yields MDRTNFIKLKSKDLGFDYCGIAKAVQLEEDARRLEQWLKKDMHGSMHYMENYFDLRIDPSKLVPGAKSVITLLLNYFPDQQQNEDVPKIAKYAYGKDYHEVIKEKLNALITLIKENIGDINGRGFVDSAPVLERTWALKSGLGWIGKNGNLINKHQGSFFFIATLITDLELNYDNAYVKDYCGSCTRCIDSCPTDAILPNKVIDGSKCISYFTIELKEMLIPENMQNKFDGWMFGCDTCQDVCPWNRFSKPTKEISFNPIPEILDFTKNDWEELSEESFKKIFAHSPLKRSKWKGIKRNLQFINNY; encoded by the coding sequence TTGGACAGAACAAATTTTATTAAACTCAAATCTAAAGACTTAGGTTTTGATTATTGTGGCATTGCAAAAGCTGTGCAATTAGAAGAAGATGCCCGCCGATTAGAACAATGGTTGAAGAAAGATATGCATGGTTCCATGCATTATATGGAGAACTATTTTGACCTACGTATAGACCCCTCTAAATTGGTACCTGGTGCAAAATCAGTTATTACTTTATTGCTAAATTATTTTCCTGATCAACAACAAAATGAAGATGTTCCTAAAATTGCCAAGTATGCTTATGGTAAGGATTATCATGAAGTAATAAAAGAAAAACTAAATGCATTAATAACGCTTATAAAAGAAAACATTGGAGACATAAACGGAAGAGGCTTTGTAGATTCTGCCCCGGTATTGGAAAGAACATGGGCATTAAAAAGCGGATTGGGCTGGATCGGTAAAAATGGAAATCTCATTAATAAGCACCAAGGTTCTTTCTTTTTTATAGCTACGCTGATAACTGATCTTGAATTAAATTATGACAACGCATATGTAAAGGATTATTGCGGAAGCTGTACACGTTGTATTGACTCCTGCCCTACAGATGCCATTTTACCAAACAAAGTAATTGATGGAAGCAAATGTATTTCTTACTTCACCATTGAACTAAAAGAAATGCTGATTCCGGAAAACATGCAAAACAAGTTTGATGGCTGGATGTTTGGTTGTGATACCTGCCAGGATGTTTGCCCCTGGAATCGTTTTTCAAAACCTACTAAAGAAATCAGCTTTAACCCCATTCCAGAGATATTAGATTTTACTAAAAATGATTGGGAGGAATTAAGCGAAGAAAGTTTTAAAAAAATATTTGCTCATTCTCCATTGAAACGAAGTAAATGGAAAGGAATTAAAAGAAATCTTCAGTTCATAAATAATTATTGA
- a CDS encoding outer membrane beta-barrel protein: protein MQENNFEKQVQKKIEELQLHPSAEVWQKVELEIRQDKRRRVGFWFLLLGLLLLSGGVYWWTSKADKTNRIVSINQHQSIPSKQNGLKESANENKVVENEKSIGLTENILVTDKRKRIKAISFISSKINTQPTGITVKRKKTTKQKITTTVSNVDTDEMVKGEEEQNGAATFDSIINIEGKINNDPIKINDSLLAKTEKKEINKNVIVSKGDSASTKKKKSKWSFAVQAAAGIAATGKGYFGNNNSYYDVAPPLTSGGSVTPTGPQYSNSVYFSRISSSLAGKLGISATYALSKKWSIVTGVTYKLYTTTMKTGNSEDSAGFTVYKTGSNKTYRNSYQFIDIPIEFQFRVGNNDKLSMHAIAGISLSKLVATNTLQFDPARNGGNGLYYPDNSLLNNTGVGITAAYLFDLIYGKKIALQLGPDFYYGLSTVAKTGMYANSHYSFIGVRVQTQIGKK, encoded by the coding sequence ATGCAGGAAAATAATTTTGAAAAGCAAGTGCAGAAAAAGATAGAAGAGTTGCAATTGCATCCTTCTGCAGAAGTATGGCAAAAGGTAGAGCTGGAGATCAGGCAGGACAAAAGGCGCAGGGTCGGGTTCTGGTTTTTGTTATTGGGGCTATTGCTTCTTTCGGGGGGAGTTTATTGGTGGACATCAAAAGCTGATAAGACTAATAGGATTGTCTCAATTAATCAACATCAATCAATTCCATCAAAGCAAAATGGTTTAAAAGAAAGTGCAAACGAAAATAAAGTTGTTGAGAATGAAAAAAGTATTGGGTTAACAGAAAATATATTAGTAACCGATAAACGAAAAAGGATAAAAGCCATTTCATTCATTAGTAGTAAAATCAATACACAACCCACAGGCATTACTGTAAAGCGAAAAAAAACTACTAAGCAAAAAATTACAACCACTGTATCAAATGTCGATACAGATGAAATGGTAAAGGGTGAAGAAGAACAAAACGGAGCAGCAACTTTTGATTCAATAATTAATATAGAAGGTAAAATAAATAATGACCCTATAAAAATCAATGATAGCTTATTGGCTAAAACAGAAAAGAAGGAAATAAATAAAAATGTGATTGTTTCTAAAGGTGACTCGGCATCTACTAAAAAGAAAAAAAGCAAATGGAGTTTTGCTGTTCAGGCGGCAGCAGGAATAGCTGCAACAGGAAAAGGATATTTTGGAAACAATAATAGTTATTACGATGTGGCACCTCCATTAACTTCAGGCGGATCTGTAACGCCTACTGGGCCTCAATATAGTAATTCGGTCTATTTCTCTCGTATTAGCTCTTCATTGGCAGGAAAATTGGGTATTTCTGCTACGTATGCTCTTTCAAAAAAATGGAGCATAGTTACAGGAGTAACGTATAAATTATATACAACTACAATGAAAACCGGCAATAGTGAAGATAGTGCCGGTTTTACCGTTTATAAAACTGGAAGCAACAAAACATATCGCAATTCGTATCAGTTTATCGATATTCCAATTGAATTTCAGTTTCGTGTGGGGAACAATGATAAGTTATCAATGCATGCTATAGCAGGTATTAGTTTATCGAAACTGGTTGCAACAAACACTCTTCAGTTTGATCCGGCAAGGAATGGAGGCAACGGATTATATTATCCCGACAACTCTTTGCTTAATAACACGGGAGTTGGTATAACTGCAGCTTATTTGTTTGATCTGATCTATGGTAAAAAAATAGCACTACAGCTTGGTCCGGATTTTTATTATGGTTTGTCAACAGTAGCTAAAACAGGTATGTATGCAAATAGTCACTATAGCTTTATAGGAGTCCGGGTACAAACACAGATCGGTAAAAAATAA
- a CDS encoding RNA polymerase sigma factor produces MDYNLLVKQCLKQKSDAQRQLYEHFAPAMFVVCYRYTKSTKDSEDILQEGFVKVFKNLHQYRSEGELGAWIRRIMVTTALNYLKRNKKYQNELSFTNEVLHPVSDENPTVKLDAKQLADLVRQLPTGFQTIFNLYAIEGYSHIEIAEMLGINEGTSRSQYSRARALLISWIEKHSSVSKRESYAGK; encoded by the coding sequence ATGGATTATAACTTACTGGTAAAACAATGTTTAAAGCAGAAATCGGATGCTCAGCGTCAGCTGTACGAGCATTTTGCTCCTGCTATGTTTGTGGTTTGTTACCGGTATACAAAATCCACTAAAGATTCGGAAGATATTTTACAAGAGGGATTTGTAAAAGTGTTTAAAAACTTGCATCAATATCGCTCAGAAGGTGAATTGGGCGCATGGATCAGAAGAATAATGGTAACAACTGCGCTCAACTATTTAAAGCGCAATAAAAAATATCAAAACGAATTGTCCTTTACAAACGAGGTATTGCACCCGGTTTCTGATGAAAACCCAACCGTTAAATTGGATGCTAAGCAATTAGCTGATTTAGTAAGGCAATTACCCACAGGATTTCAAACCATTTTCAATTTATATGCGATAGAAGGTTATTCGCATATAGAAATAGCGGAGATGTTAGGAATTAATGAAGGCACTTCCCGATCACAATATTCAAGAGCAAGAGCATTGTTGATCTCATGGATAGAAAAACATTCTTCGGTTTCAAAAAGAGAAAGCTATGCAGGAAAATAA
- a CDS encoding SRPBCC family protein, whose product MRFIKPFLIGLTGLTIVITLMSLLLPSQIKISRAVVINSSAYKIYPQVADLRNWKNWQPLFADSGSAITYSDSLNKNPFCDINSEGRQLHIQMLSNMPSAIQFLLQSKNEKDIFNEISITPINTNQTQVEWKTLVKLSWFPWDKFRGIFIDRIIGPGYEESLNNLKKITETN is encoded by the coding sequence ATGAGATTTATAAAGCCCTTTTTAATTGGATTAACTGGACTGACAATCGTTATTACATTAATGTCTCTTTTGCTGCCATCTCAAATAAAAATTTCAAGGGCTGTTGTAATTAATAGTTCCGCTTATAAAATTTACCCACAAGTAGCAGATCTAAGAAATTGGAAAAACTGGCAACCGCTGTTTGCAGACAGTGGGTCTGCTATTACCTATTCAGACTCTTTAAATAAAAACCCTTTTTGCGATATAAATTCTGAAGGCAGGCAATTGCACATACAAATGCTATCTAATATGCCTTCGGCAATACAATTTTTGTTGCAATCAAAAAATGAAAAAGATATTTTCAATGAAATAAGCATTACTCCAATAAATACAAATCAAACACAGGTTGAATGGAAGACCTTAGTTAAACTCAGCTGGTTCCCCTGGGATAAATTTCGCGGCATTTTTATTGACAGAATAATTGGCCCCGGTTACGAAGAGTCTTTAAATAATTTAAAAAAGATTACCGAGACCAACTAA
- a CDS encoding ABC transporter permease, giving the protein MQQYSQFKALLAIAKASLRAIFRSPQSVFFSMFFPIVLIVIFGAISNGGGGISMDVAIDKKADTSNAVYEAIKHSPFLYFHSGSEDSLVDLMQKGKITALINIVKLPKTSDKEFERDFTDKYNIQLRSSSANQRELPGLQAILENTIEKINKGAGVTSPSIATISKPDIIQGREYKLIDFYLPGMIGFSLIGSAVFGVAFLFYSLRETLVLKRLYASPIRKRNIILGETLSRIIFQLFTVVILILFGTFFYHFTLANGIETFLNMLVVSTLAVLVFMGVGFIISSVAKNQNVIPIYSNLFMIPQYFLSGTFFSKAALPNNIQWLIKILPLTALNDSLRKISFEGAHITSCGKEIGVLAIWGIIVYAIAIKVFRWE; this is encoded by the coding sequence ATGCAGCAATATAGTCAGTTCAAAGCCTTGTTGGCCATAGCAAAAGCAAGTTTAAGAGCTATTTTCAGAAGCCCACAATCTGTTTTTTTCTCTATGTTTTTTCCAATTGTATTGATAGTGATCTTTGGTGCTATCAGTAATGGAGGTGGGGGCATAAGTATGGATGTTGCAATTGATAAAAAAGCAGATACAAGCAATGCTGTATATGAAGCAATAAAACATTCTCCCTTTTTATACTTTCATTCAGGAAGTGAAGATTCTTTGGTGGATCTGATGCAAAAAGGAAAGATCACTGCACTTATCAATATTGTAAAACTTCCAAAAACCAGTGATAAGGAATTTGAACGCGACTTTACAGATAAGTATAATATCCAATTGAGATCATCATCTGCTAACCAACGGGAATTGCCCGGCTTACAAGCTATTTTAGAAAACACCATAGAAAAAATTAATAAAGGTGCAGGTGTTACTTCACCTTCTATTGCAACAATATCAAAGCCTGATATTATACAGGGAAGAGAGTATAAATTAATTGATTTTTATTTGCCGGGTATGATCGGCTTTTCCTTGATAGGCTCTGCAGTTTTTGGAGTAGCTTTTTTGTTTTATAGTTTAAGAGAAACTCTTGTATTAAAACGATTATATGCATCTCCTATCCGCAAGCGTAATATAATTTTGGGAGAAACTTTGTCCCGAATAATATTTCAATTGTTTACAGTAGTTATTTTAATACTATTCGGAACTTTTTTCTATCATTTTACATTAGCGAATGGGATAGAAACATTCCTGAATATGCTGGTTGTAAGTACTTTGGCAGTATTGGTTTTTATGGGTGTTGGATTTATCATCAGCAGTGTTGCAAAAAACCAGAATGTAATTCCCATATATTCAAACTTATTCATGATTCCCCAATATTTTTTATCAGGCACTTTTTTTTCAAAAGCTGCTTTGCCTAATAATATTCAATGGTTGATAAAAATATTGCCATTAACAGCTTTGAATGACAGCCTACGTAAGATTTCTTTTGAAGGAGCACATATTACAAGTTGTGGCAAAGAAATAGGAGTTCTTGCTATTTGGGGCATCATAGTATACGCAATTGCTATTAAAGTATTCCGTTGGGAATAA
- the parS gene encoding type II RES/Xre toxin-antitoxin system antitoxin gives MKKGIKSKKTAAYKHADEIISKVEEPVAFYKTLKVVSPVTKDFTYNEFKKIADKTPLTQAEWASVLHISERTLQRYAKNNGVFAPINAERAVQIAEVLKQGKVTFGSIDKFYSWLKQNPFMLEGNLSFDSLKSSEGINRILTQLGRIQHGIFA, from the coding sequence ATGAAAAAAGGTATTAAATCTAAAAAAACAGCGGCATACAAGCATGCCGATGAAATCATTTCAAAGGTAGAAGAACCCGTTGCATTTTATAAAACATTAAAGGTAGTTTCACCGGTTACCAAAGACTTTACTTACAACGAATTTAAAAAAATCGCCGATAAAACACCGCTTACACAAGCAGAATGGGCATCGGTACTGCACATTAGCGAACGCACTTTACAGCGCTATGCAAAAAATAACGGCGTGTTTGCACCTATTAATGCTGAGAGGGCTGTGCAAATTGCCGAAGTTTTAAAACAGGGCAAAGTTACTTTTGGGAGCATTGATAAATTCTATAGCTGGTTAAAGCAAAATCCATTTATGTTAGAAGGAAACCTATCTTTCGATTCATTAAAATCTTCTGAAGGCATTAACAGAATTCTTACGCAATTAGGAAGAATCCAACACGGCATATTTGCATGA
- a CDS encoding RES family NAD+ phosphorylase, whose translation MITYRITNSLYNNDISGNGAKINGGRWNSKGIPLLYTSQYISLTLLEMLVHSNFSNYTKSFGLDLLYIFIPDNSLVREINAEKLKKDWIEDVEYTRFIGDEFIKAKENLILKVPSVVVTEEYNFLLNPLHTDFKKIKINKTNPFKPDQRLFHF comes from the coding sequence ATGATCACTTATCGCATTACCAATTCGCTGTACAATAACGACATTTCGGGAAACGGTGCTAAGATCAATGGAGGACGTTGGAATTCAAAAGGTATTCCTTTATTATATACGTCACAATATATTTCACTAACATTGCTTGAAATGCTGGTGCATTCAAACTTTTCTAATTACACCAAATCGTTTGGGTTGGATCTGCTGTATATCTTTATTCCGGACAATTCTCTTGTTCGGGAAATAAATGCAGAAAAACTAAAGAAAGATTGGATTGAAGATGTAGAGTACACCCGCTTTATTGGCGATGAATTCATAAAAGCAAAAGAAAATCTTATTTTAAAAGTTCCTTCGGTGGTAGTAACAGAAGAATATAATTTTCTTTTAAACCCTTTACACACTGATTTTAAGAAAATAAAAATCAATAAAACAAATCCTTTTAAACCTGATCAACGACTTTTTCATTTTTAA